A DNA window from Halomicrobium mukohataei DSM 12286 contains the following coding sequences:
- a CDS encoding cation:proton antiporter, translating into MIELTTALQGVAALFVCFAVVALYRVYQGPTAHDRVIAVNVVGTNTVIAIALLAGAFDDQLFLDVALVYALLNFLLSIAFSKFNVERGGVL; encoded by the coding sequence ATGATTGAACTGACCACTGCCCTGCAGGGCGTCGCGGCGCTGTTCGTCTGTTTCGCCGTCGTCGCCCTCTACCGCGTGTATCAGGGACCGACAGCCCACGACCGCGTGATCGCCGTCAACGTCGTGGGTACCAACACCGTCATCGCCATCGCGTTGCTCGCAGGTGCGTTCGACGACCAGCTGTTCCTGGACGTGGCGCTGGTCTACGCGCTGTTGAACTTCCTGCTGAGCATCGCGTTCTCGAAGTTCAACGTCGAGCGCGGGGGTGTGCTGTGA
- the mnhG gene encoding monovalent cation/H(+) antiporter subunit G — protein sequence MEPIGWLAVGLGVAGAFFGFVAAVGLVRLPDVYTRTHAASKSDTLAAVLSLAGAAIAIQSELATIKAVLLLVFIFLTNPTAAHAIARAADDQGIEPWTTDDTEVTDSADDS from the coding sequence ATGGAGCCGATCGGCTGGCTCGCCGTCGGCCTCGGGGTCGCCGGTGCCTTCTTCGGGTTCGTCGCGGCCGTCGGCCTGGTGCGACTGCCCGACGTGTACACCCGCACCCACGCGGCCTCCAAGAGCGACACGCTGGCCGCCGTGCTGTCGCTGGCCGGCGCTGCCATCGCGATCCAGTCGGAGCTGGCGACGATCAAGGCCGTCCTGTTGCTGGTGTTCATCTTCCTGACGAACCCGACGGCCGCCCACGCCATCGCTCGCGCTGCCGACGACCAGGGCATCGAACCGTGGACGACCGACGACACGGAGGTGACTGACAGTGCCGACGACAGTTGA